The Luteolibacter arcticus genome has a window encoding:
- a CDS encoding WGR domain-containing protein, whose amino-acid sequence MPQTTNNQSSTRMDNATPATTTASLHYREGNSDKVYQAAIEPKDDGFIVTYAYGRRGTTLTTGAKTEAPVPLATATGIFNKLITGKLAKGYTPAEDGTPYRQTGDEGRDSGIRCQLLNPVEESELARLLTDTRHCLQQKHDGRRMLVRKQGDDITGINRRGLLVALPDPIHHAVAELPYDVLIDGEAVGDILHAFDLLEVKGNDLRAHRYIDRFAGLISLIPPGQPALRWVSTAISPDDKVGTYGELKLEGVEGVVFKDVDAPFTPGRPNSGGPQLKFKFVESASFVVLAHNPQRSVTLGLYPAGGDTPVPAGNVTIPPNHEVPAPGDVIDAKYLYAFRESGAVYQPVNLGKRDDIPATECGVEQLKYKPEPAS is encoded by the coding sequence ATGCCACAAACCACAAACAACCAATCCAGCACTCGCATGGACAACGCCACGCCGGCCACCACCACCGCCTCGCTCCATTACCGCGAAGGCAACTCCGATAAAGTCTACCAAGCCGCCATCGAACCGAAGGACGACGGCTTCATCGTCACCTACGCCTACGGTCGACGCGGCACCACCCTGACTACCGGCGCCAAGACCGAAGCTCCGGTGCCGCTCGCCACCGCCACGGGAATCTTCAACAAGCTGATCACCGGCAAGCTCGCCAAGGGCTACACACCGGCGGAGGACGGCACGCCCTACCGGCAGACCGGCGACGAGGGACGCGACAGCGGCATCCGTTGCCAGCTCCTCAACCCGGTCGAGGAAAGCGAGCTGGCTCGCCTGCTGACCGACACCCGCCACTGCCTCCAGCAGAAGCACGACGGCCGCCGGATGCTGGTCCGCAAGCAGGGCGACGACATCACCGGCATCAACCGCCGCGGCCTTCTCGTCGCCTTGCCCGACCCGATCCATCACGCCGTAGCCGAACTGCCCTACGACGTCCTTATCGACGGCGAGGCCGTGGGCGACATCCTCCACGCCTTCGACCTGCTCGAAGTGAAGGGCAACGACCTGCGCGCCCACCGCTACATCGACCGCTTCGCCGGCCTGATCTCCCTCATCCCGCCCGGGCAGCCCGCCCTCCGCTGGGTCAGCACTGCGATCAGCCCCGACGACAAGGTCGGCACCTACGGGGAACTCAAGCTGGAAGGAGTCGAAGGCGTCGTCTTCAAGGACGTCGACGCGCCCTTCACCCCGGGCCGCCCGAACTCCGGTGGACCCCAGCTCAAGTTCAAATTCGTCGAGAGCGCTTCGTTCGTCGTGCTGGCCCACAACCCGCAGCGCAGCGTCACCCTCGGCCTCTACCCGGCCGGCGGCGACACCCCGGTTCCCGCCGGCAACGTCACCATCCCTCCAAACCACGAGGTCCCGGCACCGGGCGACGTGATCGACGCGAAATACCTCTACGCC
- the tnpB gene encoding IS66 family insertion sequence element accessory protein TnpB (TnpB, as the term is used for proteins encoded by IS66 family insertion elements, is considered an accessory protein, since TnpC, encoded by a neighboring gene, is a DDE family transposase.), with translation MLSFSGSLKVFVAVEPCDMRRSFSGLHDAVGTKLKEDPKSGAIFVFTNKRPTLLKILYFDGILRLAKGAGHALVPTGCRLKLPPELEHEVAIIDLDLPDLGKLGEVLDGILRSADQPTLHDGIRESILHSALGLTTVEAENAFALSMVEWGRVDPILVAREKARTLKRGGLLEVIEAKPNLDDIGELDALKRWLSQRRPAFGAAARDYGLPVPKGLLIVGIPGTGKSLTAKATAGVLQLPLLRLDMGRVFGGIVGQSEANLRSVIRTAEAIAPCVLWIDEVEKGFGGSTGSGSSDAGTSSRVFGSFLSWMQEKEKPVFVVATANDVSQLPPEFLRKGRFDEMFFVDLPDDKERAAIWEIVIARHRRDPKSCDLGALAAATDGFTGAEIEGAYREALHEAFADSREPDFADLQSAIATTTPISKLMEERIEALRKWSKGRAREAGAPVKSSPATPRDSRRVQACN, from the coding sequence ATGCTGAGCTTTTCCGGCAGCCTCAAGGTGTTCGTAGCGGTGGAGCCCTGCGACATGCGCCGCAGCTTCTCCGGCCTGCACGATGCCGTCGGCACCAAGCTCAAGGAAGATCCCAAGAGCGGCGCGATCTTCGTCTTCACCAACAAACGCCCCACCCTGCTCAAGATCCTCTATTTTGATGGTATCCTTCGTCTCGCCAAGGGCGCCGGGCACGCGCTGGTACCCACCGGCTGTCGCCTGAAGCTGCCGCCAGAACTCGAACACGAAGTCGCTATCATCGATCTCGACCTGCCCGACCTTGGGAAACTCGGCGAGGTGCTCGACGGCATCCTCCGCTCCGCCGACCAGCCGACTCTCCACGACGGCATTCGCGAAAGTATCCTCCACTCCGCCCTCGGTCTCACCACGGTGGAGGCGGAGAATGCGTTCGCCCTGTCCATGGTCGAGTGGGGCCGCGTCGATCCGATCCTTGTAGCCCGGGAGAAGGCCCGCACCTTGAAGCGAGGCGGGCTCCTGGAGGTGATCGAGGCCAAGCCGAACCTCGACGACATCGGCGAACTCGATGCGCTCAAGCGTTGGCTATCCCAGCGTCGTCCCGCCTTCGGTGCTGCCGCCCGCGACTATGGGCTGCCGGTGCCCAAGGGCCTGCTCATCGTCGGCATCCCCGGCACCGGCAAGAGCCTCACTGCCAAGGCCACCGCCGGCGTCTTGCAGCTTCCGCTGCTGCGCCTCGACATGGGCCGGGTGTTCGGCGGCATCGTCGGCCAAAGTGAGGCTAACCTCCGCTCGGTGATCCGCACCGCCGAGGCCATCGCCCCATGCGTCCTTTGGATCGATGAGGTCGAGAAGGGCTTCGGCGGCAGCACCGGCAGTGGAAGTTCCGACGCCGGAACTTCATCGCGCGTCTTCGGCAGCTTCCTGTCCTGGATGCAGGAGAAGGAGAAGCCGGTGTTCGTTGTCGCTACGGCCAACGACGTGAGCCAGTTACCGCCGGAGTTCCTGCGGAAAGGAAGATTCGACGAGATGTTCTTCGTTGATCTGCCCGACGATAAAGAGCGCGCCGCCATTTGGGAAATCGTCATCGCCCGGCACCGTCGCGACCCAAAGTCGTGCGACCTCGGAGCACTAGCCGCGGCGACGGACGGGTTCACCGGCGCGGAGATCGAAGGAGCTTATCGGGAGGCGCTGCACGAGGCCTTCGCCGACAGCCGAGAGCCCGACTTCGCCGACCTCCAGTCCGCCATCGCTACCACCACTCCGATATCAAAGCTGATGGAGGAGCGAATCGAGGCGTTGCGGAAGTGGTCAAAGGGCCGTGCCCGTGAAGCCGGAGCCCCGGTGAAGTCGTCTCCCGCCACACCACGCGATTCGCGCCGCGTCCAGGCGTGCAACTGA